From Chrysemys picta bellii isolate R12L10 chromosome 1, ASM1138683v2, whole genome shotgun sequence:
CAGGAACAGAGAGGCAGAGAAATGAAGTGGTTTTGCAGACACAGGGATACAGGATGAAGGACGTTCATGGCCGTCGCAGCCAACTAGCTCTGGCATCTGCACACGCACTGTCCCGTTGGCGTCAGAGGGAGCTGTGCTTGCGTACACCAGCTACGAATCCGGCTCAAGGAACTCAAAGCTCACCTAGTTTATTACCCTGCGGGCTCCATTCTTTCTACAATCAACTCTCAGAGAGAAAAATACCTGGACAACATTTCCCCAGTAGTGACGTTGAAATAGGTTGCCTTAAACTGCAAACCACACAAAGTGAACCCTGGTAACCATGCTTTGAAATGTTTCTTGGCCCGTGAGACTGGAATTCTCAGAGCATTTTAGGGATAGAGGATTTATCCTTGGGCCTAGAACACAAAGTCTATTTGATGCTTAAGCACTGGAGGACTTTGCTTCCCTCGTTGTTTAATGACTTTAAGTCCGTAGACTGGAAATTCGGAGACCTGTGTTCTATTTCCCATTCTGTAGCTGACCgagtccctgctctgtgcctcagttttctcacctgtacagttaaggagaacaatactTCCCCTCCTTTGTGAAAGATTTTGAGATCTATGCCTAAAAAGGACTGTACAGGAGCAGTTATTAAAGTATTACGATCATTGCAACTTTATTAGCAGACAGATAAATATTGACAGATTTTATAAGTGCcggtatacaaatgctagaagtctaaatactaggtgtgaacttgagtgcctggtattaaatgaggacatTGCTATAATAGGCATTGTAGAAATTTGGTGGAATAATACTAATCAATGGCACACGGTAAtactagggtacaaaatatattggaatgacagagcaggttgtgctggtggagtgtgaaagaaagcagagagtcaaatatagtaaaaattttaaatgaatcaaactgtaccatagaatctctatggatagaaattccacgttttgttgtacttaaagtactgcacaggatcttttcagggggaataaggcaaaacgccacatttattagtaatacatgtattcattaacactgtattatatgcatataatatattacacttacactcacacacacacacaaacacactccgtcttgttgttaccaattagttgctccccttaacttcactggccaggtgagttagatgggggagggggtggagccgggcttctgccgatccggatcgatgctcccatgttgacaagacgagacccggggtcctgtgcaagacaccttacttttttagcagcttttctcttatgcaaatctataccagattcaaactctgtgtctgtgtccattggtcctttgtgctgctttcttttgagtattgttccaatgctgcaaagagggtgtttccaaaagaaggtgcttgcttctaacccccgaggccgtcagtatgtctgcttgtctttaatgagcccacttgacacgatttattgttcttgggtctggctcccagcccctctccaacagttgaggctgtctggaggagctgccttccatgccttgctcatccacacctcattcattcaacagggcaattgattaagggggggggggggaagagctcttgttctactgctagcaaacagaaatttttcttctatcttattctatccttaggggctataatattataccaagggcaatgcaaagtttttaaatgaggctttgatacaaagttccatgaaaacagaggtcacacgtgggtagacctaCCACAAGGTTATaggaagaggcacaatgtaaagtcatatgaaaattatcagaaatTTATCTACagtttgaataataagaatatagcagtaggaatatactaccgaccCCTTGAGCAGGTTGGTGAAAGGGATTGTGAAATGCTCCAGGAGAATAGCGAGGTTACACATACAGAaatctcaataataatgggggatttctaCTACTCCCCCCTccattgactgggtacatgtcatttcaggatgggatgcagggaTAAAATTTCTAGGCGCCATTAAGGACTGttccttggagcagctagtctggGAACCCACAAAggaagaggcaattctcgatttaatCCTAAGTGGCGcataggatcaggtccaagatGTGAATACAGCCAAACTGCtcggtaatagcgaccataatgtaattacattttaCATCCTTGTGggagggaaataccaaagaagcccaccacggTAGCATTTAACGTCAAAAAAAGGAgctacataaaaatgaggaagctgTTAAACttcaattaaaaggaacagtcacaaagatgaaatgcctgcaagctgcatggaagttatttaaaaacaccataatagaggctcaaactaaaaatagtaataaattcttaaaaaaaactaataaaaaacatatgaggagagattaaaaagactgggaccgtTCAGCTCAGAAAAGAGATGGCAAagggggggatatggtagaggtctataaactcatgagtggtgtggagaaagtcaatcaggaattgttatttactccttcacataacacaagaaccaggggtcactcaatgaaatgaataggcagcaggtttaaaacaaacaaaaggcagtatttcttcacacaacgcacagtcaacctgtggaacatgttggcaggggatgttgtgaaggctaaaagtctAACTGGGtcaaaaaaaagaattagataagtccatgaaggataggtccgtcagtggctattagctaagatgctcagggatgcaaccccatgctctgggtctccctgtagctctgactgccagaacctgggactggacaacacTCAAGGGATGGGTCACtcgaaattgccctgttttgttcattccctctatagcacctggcaccggccgctgtcggaagacaggatactgggctagatggaccattggtctgacccagtaaggccgttcttatgttcttattacagTTGTCATCTACACATAGTGACCTCAGTTAACTCCCAGGTGACGCAGGTTTCCATGGCATAATGCAGGACCAAAGGCCTTTACAAATAGGAAGTCCATATGGCTGCTACAGCCCAAGGTGCGTGCAATCCTACCTCCTCCATGGGGCAGCCCCACAACTGACTAACGCTGCCCCGAAAGTGAGGGATGAAGCCCGGGGAGAGTGCTGATTCagtgctcccacaaggctctgccatctcctgcccctccccagaagGAGATGCTTTTTACACCCTTTTAAGGCATAGGGGTGACCCCATTTGTGACCCCATCTCAGGGTTCTACTGAACCTTCCATTTCTCTTGCGTTTAAACCCTTCTGGGCTGTCGACTAAAGCCATTCAGACATTGGGCTAGTTGTTGTTTCAGGTCCCCCAAACTGGAACTGGGGGTACAGCTGTGGTCCAGCTCTGAGGGGAAGCAGCAGTGAGAAGAGCATAGAGAAAAGATCCATGGGCACAGCTTGAGCAAATCCCGGGAGAGATGTAGAAAAGACGGCCATTTTGAACTGGATGCTGTGGTGAATGTAGCTGGGGAGGCCCAGGAgctggtggaggggggggggtgtgacgGGGCTGCAGTTCTCCATAGGGGAGAAGGCAGACAGGGGCATTCTGCCTACGCTGGGGTCCAGAGGGGACCACCCCGCAGCAACAACGCATTTTTATTGCTGACACTAAGCCGCCGTGTGGTTTCAATTCCAGCCTCCAAAATGGTCCTGGAAACCATCCGTGCGCCATGTCCCGCTACAATCactccaacccctccaccttcctcCTAATGGGCATTCCGGGGCTGGAGGCCACCCACTTCTGGATCGCCTTCCCGTTCTGTGCCATGTACGTTGTGGCCCTGCTGGGGAACATCACCCTCCTCTTTGTGATCATGACGGAGCCGACCCTGCACCTGCCCATGTACTACTTCTTCTGCATGCTGGCAGGCATCGACCTGGTGCTCACCACCTCCACCGGGCCCAAGAtcctgagcatcttctggttccaTTCCCATGAAATCGGCTTGGAGTGTTGCGTGGTCCAGATGTTCTTCATCCACAGCTTCTCTGCCATGGAGTCGGGGGTGCTGCTGGCCATGGCCTTCGACCGCTACGTCGCCATCTGCAAGCCATTGCGCTACACCGCCATCCTCACCAACGCCATCCTCACCAAGATCGGGTTGGCCGTCTTTGTGCGGGGCATCGGGCTGATGACCCCCCTAACGTGCATGGTCAGTCGCCTGCCCTACTGCGGGCCCAGGGTCATCTCCCACTCCTACTGCGAGCACTtggctgtggtgaagctggcctgcgggGACACCACGCCCAACTATGTCTACGGGATAACGGCCGCGACCTTTGTGGTGGGCTCAGACTCCATCTTCATCGCCATCTCCTACATCCTGATCCTCTGGGCCGTCCTGAGCCTGTCCTCCAGGGACGTGCACCTGAAATCCTTCAGCACCTGTGGCTCCCACGTGTGCGTCATCCTGGTCTTCTACACCGCGGCGCTGTTCTCCTTCTACACGCAGCGCTGGGGCCAGAACAGCCCTGCGCACATGCACATCCTGCTGGCAGACCTCTACCTCTTGGTGCCGCCCATGCTGAACCCCATCATATACGGCATGAAGACCAAGCCGATCAGGGGCCGGGTGCTGAGGCTGTTCTCTCCAGAGAGATCCAGGCTGGGCTTTGGCCCCCACTAGTGTTGGATGCTGAACCGCTATTTGTGAGACGCAGAAAGTTCAGAGAGGCACCCAGAGCTTTCGATTCTGATCTAAAAGGAACCTTGGAGACTCTCGGGCTGGAAATCCCATGGAAGACGTTCTCTCATGAAAGTTCTGGTGCTTCCTTCCTTCCAGCTAGGTTGACAATCCTGGCCAAGACCTGGAAGAACAGAATCGCCATGAACACAAGTAATTATTTTTAGCAGAAGTTAATTCTGACCTCAGCTGGGGGATGAACGTTTAGATCATTGCTTATTTTAACCATACCATTGCCTCATCTTTCACACTGAATATCACCAATGCTCCTTTTCCCAACAGCACCTGGTACAAGACTGTTCCCACCTCAGAGGCCAAGTTCTACACATGAATCTATCCCTCCATCCTTCCTTCCAACCATCTAGCATCAATCTGCATATCTACCTATCTGTTAGCCTTGAACGGCTGCCCAAGTGTGGCTGCTGCTGACTCCAACTAGCACCTCTAGCGCAGAATTTCCCCCTGGATGTATATTGTATCTTTCCACCATAGCTTGGGACTTTACTCGAGCAGTTACAGAAACTTAACTTGGCTGTGTTGTGAGAAGAATGCTAGAAAACATCACTGAAATGCTCCCTTCTGTGGCGCCACTGTGCTCACCCACTCGTTCTGCCTGCATTCAGATGTGCGGAGGTTGGCCCGTGGGGACAAACAGGTCAACAGCTTGTATGGTCTGACTGCCACGGTACTGACCAAGGAATTGGATTCCTTGTCCATTCACCCGTTGTATGTCATGATCCTGAAGGCGGTCCTGAGCACTGCCTCCTCGGAAGAGCACGTCAAGGCATTCAGCACCTGCATCTCTCACACCTGCTGCGCCATCTACATCCCACTCATTGGTTGTCCCATCTACATCCCCCTTCATGCACACGCGCCTGGCCGATGCCTACCTGCTGGTGCCCCTATTCCCCACCGCGTCCTGAACCCCATCATCGACAGCTTGAAAACCAATCAGATCCGTCGGAGGATTCTGGGAAGTATTCATTGGAGAAGAATCCAATCAGCAAACCCCTTCTAGTGGGGCGTGGCTCCCTGGATCAGCTGCCTCGTGCCCCATAGAGATCCAGGGAATTCTGCAGGGCTGTCCCAGCGGATTGGATGTTACTGAGGGGAGTTTGTTAGGACACAGCCAGGTTCCTGGCATCTTCCCTTCTCCAATCCAGAGCATAAACCTAAGGCCCAAATGTGGTTTTGTTGGATATCACCCCAGCCTACCCCACCCCAGCTTCCAAGCTTGTATCACAAATAAGCTGCCAAGTTGGGGACAGAACCTAGATCCCCCAGTTCCCAGCCTAGCCCCCTAACCATCAGACCGTCTATATACATCACAGCACACACAGGGTTACAGGGAAGCAGAGTCCACCACAACGTTGTCCTCAGAAGGGAGGGGCTACTGCAGTGCATGTGATCAAAGAGTGtaaagagatcctggagtcattctggatagttctctgaaaacatccactcaatgtgcagcggcagtcaaaaaagcaaacagagcgctgggcatcattaagaaagggatagataataggacagaaaatatcatgttgcctctctagAAATCCATGggacacccacaccttgaatactgcgtacagatgtgatcgccccatctcaaaaaagatatcttggacttggaaaaggttcagaaaagggcaaccaaaatgattaggggtatggaatggcttccatatgaagagagattaataagactgggacttttcagcttggaaaagagacggctcaggggagatatgattgaggtctataaaatcatgactggtgtaaagaaagtagataaggaagtgttgtttgggagggagattgaaaaaaaatcacaccccaacaaacattttttaactgGTCCATTTGTGTTTTCTCCCAAAAAATTGTTATAAAAACACAATCAAAATGATTGTTCATGAAAGAAAAGATGTCAACACATTTTTGGAtacaatttttgaaaataaaatcaaatacgACCATATttttagggggggaaatgaagaatttTGACAATATCAATAATTTGTTgtacaaatgtatttgttttgaaaaaagaaaatcagcaaaaatatttcttttgaaaatttggaccagctgtaataataatacagaaatggCTGCTGCTTTAATTCCCAGATTTATCAAAAATAAAACTCCACAACTcagtttacttttatttatttaaactctaCATGAAAAATAAGAGGGTTATCAAGAGGTCACAAATGTGTTGCAAACAGAACAGTTTTAATTTCAGTATTATGAACCTCCAGAATGCAAAAATCTTGAGTCAGGACCCCGAAAAATTGAGAGATTGGTTCCAAAACCATgatttgtaaaaataataataataaatttggaTTCTGTTTATTCACCTTCTGGGTTTTCAGTCTTTAGGATGCACTTGggtcatatttttttcttttctgaacaaccATGAATGCCAGAAACTTACTTATTGTTGTCATGGAAACTGAGAGTCTCATATAATCACGTGACTCCAGCAGTTGAGGCTTTGCATTAAATATAGCGAATCTCCTGATGAAATGCAAGCATGAGCAATGCTGTGTGAATGTGTACAGTAAATGGAGGTCTCCTTAGTCATACTGAGCAGAGAACTGCTTAATCAGATTTTCTTCTGAACATTCTCCTCTCCCTGTCTCTGAATTGAACAGTGCCAGGGTGGAAGATGGtaacacataagaacggccatactgggtcagaccaaaggtccatctagcccagtatcatatCTTCCGACCGTGGCCAGGGGATGTTGACAGACAGACACCCGATCTGGGGACCAGTCCCATCCGGAGCCTCACAGCACCTGCCTGATTCAC
This genomic window contains:
- the LOC135982669 gene encoding olfactory receptor 52P1-like, producing MSRYNHSNPSTFLLMGIPGLEATHFWIAFPFCAMYVVALLGNITLLFVIMTEPTLHLPMYYFFCMLAGIDLVLTTSTGPKILSIFWFHSHEIGLECCVVQMFFIHSFSAMESGVLLAMAFDRYVAICKPLRYTAILTNAILTKIGLAVFVRGIGLMTPLTCMVSRLPYCGPRVISHSYCEHLAVVKLACGDTTPNYVYGITAATFVVGSDSIFIAISYILILWAVLSLSSRDVHLKSFSTCGSHVCVILVFYTAALFSFYTQRWGQNSPAHMHILLADLYLLVPPMLNPIIYGMKTKPIRGRVLRLFSPERSRLGFGPH